One Lagopus muta isolate bLagMut1 chromosome 10, bLagMut1 primary, whole genome shotgun sequence DNA segment encodes these proteins:
- the SAXO2 gene encoding stabilizer of axonemal microtubules 2 isoform X1 has protein sequence MGRPRCLCEICTCGRHRCPHRPTRIYDNRQQLCLTTEYVEKYPKYSNISPARSLKPKQEYQAHRGKMEGITTFKSDYLPYDIVKRPFRVQEEYKPKTGELELGTTYKKDYYAHEIQPVTLVRPLERKHTTGGKLDTIPTYQDVPFDSTTSHRSSYVAHRLEPKFVKSKEEYKPSSQPFEDLTTHRNDFKGLPGPLARSCKPENAKVQSSDHFSGVTEFQDRFQPWPVSLPEARKSKEYVPPPGNMDFNSTSRLHYVKHEISPAVPVRPISNARRTSAPFQGNTTMKEDFKAWASSRQEIIKKQQEIPKPTGKFYDLTTFKSHYIPHHVVPARSFKPVHVVLPNSAHFQDETMYRTEYTPKKQEICPANYTSPPGYIYVNTDSHGHKFFRQLSPEFSELNSNHIPKEVAVVS, from the exons ATGGGGCGGCCGCGGTGCCTGTGCGAGATCTGCACCTGCGG GCGCCATCGCTGCCCTCATAGGCCCACAAGGATTTATGATAACAGACAACAGCTGTGCCTCACAACAGAATATGTGGAAAAATACCCCAAGTATAGCAACATCTCTCCTGCCCGCAGCCTTAAGCCAAAACAAGAGTACCAAGCACATCGTGGGAAAATGGAAGGAATTACAACATTTAA ATCTGATTATTTACCATATGATATTGTGAAACGACCGTTTCGGGTACAAGAAGAATATAAACCAAAGACTGGAGAGCTAGAACTTGGAACCACATACAAGAAAGATTATTATGCTCATGAAATACAGCCGGTGACATTAGTAAGACCTTTAGAGAGAAAACACACTACAGGAGGAAAATTGGATACCATACCGACCTATCAAG ATGTGCCTTTTGATAGCACTACGAGTCATCGCAGTTCCTATGTTGCTCATCGTCTGGAACCAAAGTTTGTAAAATCAAAAGAAGAGTACAAGCCAAGCAGCCAACCCTTTGAAGATCTCACAACTCACCGGAATGATTTTAAAGGGCTACCTGGGCCACTTGCAAGAAGCTGCAAGCCCGAAAATGCGAAAGTCCAATCCAGTGATCATTTTAGTGGAGTCACTGAATTCCAGGATCGTTTTCAGCCCTGGCCGGTCTCCTTGCCCGAGGCACGCAAATCAAAAGAGTACGTTCCTCCCCCTGGTAACATGGACTTCAACTCCACAAGCCGCCTTCATTATGTTAAACATGAGATTTCTCCTGCTGTCCCTGTAAGGCCAATTTCTAATGCAAGAAGAACCAGTGCCCCTTTCCAAGGGAACACTACTATGAAGGAAGACTTTAAAGCTTGGGCCAGCTCCCGGCAAGAAATTattaagaaacaacaggaaATTCCAAAACCCACAGGAAAATTCTATGATTTAACTACATTCAAATCTCATTACATACCACATCACGTCGTTCCAGCCCGAAGTTTCAAACCTGTGCACGTCGTTCTTCCTAATTCGGCTCATTTTCAGGATGAAACTATGTATCGCACAGAATATACACCAAAGAAACAAGAGATCTGCCCAGCAAACTACACATCTCCTCCAGGTTATATCTATGTAAACACAGATTCTCATGGTCATAAGTTCTTCCGACAGCTCAGTCCAGAATTTTCTGAGTTAAATAGTAATCACATTCCAAAGGAAGTAGCTGTTGTGTCATAA
- the SAXO2 gene encoding stabilizer of axonemal microtubules 2 isoform X3 yields the protein MGRPRCLCEICTCGRHRCPHRPTRIYDNRQQLCLTTEYVEKYPKYSNISPARSLKPKQEYQAHRGKMEGITTFKSDYLPYDIVKRPFRVQEEYKPKTGELELGTTYKKDYYAHEIQPVTLVRPLERKHTTGGKLDTIPTYQDDYRSWEVQRREPVKVDHVYHPPTEKFGNPTTFQDDFVLRELNPRQSFKPLCVPKLSDVPFDSTTSHRSSYVAHRLEPKFVKSKEEYKPSSQPFEDLTTHRNDFKGLPGPLARSCKPENAKVQSSDHFSGVTEFQDRFQPWPVSLPEARKSKEYVPPPGNMDFNSTSRLHYVKHEISPAVPVRPISNARRTSAPFQGNTTMKEDFKAWASSRQEIIKKQQEIPKPTGKFYDLTTFKSHYIPHHVVPARSFKPVHVVLPNSAHFQDETMYRTEYTPKKQEICPANYTSPPGYIYVNTDSHGHKFFRQLSPEFSELNSNHIPKEVAVVS from the exons ATGGGGCGGCCGCGGTGCCTGTGCGAGATCTGCACCTGCGG GCGCCATCGCTGCCCTCATAGGCCCACAAGGATTTATGATAACAGACAACAGCTGTGCCTCACAACAGAATATGTGGAAAAATACCCCAAGTATAGCAACATCTCTCCTGCCCGCAGCCTTAAGCCAAAACAAGAGTACCAAGCACATCGTGGGAAAATGGAAGGAATTACAACATTTAA ATCTGATTATTTACCATATGATATTGTGAAACGACCGTTTCGGGTACAAGAAGAATATAAACCAAAGACTGGAGAGCTAGAACTTGGAACCACATACAAGAAAGATTATTATGCTCATGAAATACAGCCGGTGACATTAGTAAGACCTTTAGAGAGAAAACACACTACAGGAGGAAAATTGGATACCATACCGACCTATCAAG ATGACTATAGGTCATGGGAAGTTCAAAGAAGGGAACCTGTTAAAGTGGATCATGTCTACCACCCACCTACAGAGAAATTTGGAAATCCTACTACTTTTCAAGATGACTTTGTTCTTAGGGAACTGAATCCTAGACAAAGTTTCAAACCTCTGTGTGTGCCCAAACTTTCAGATGTGCCTTTTGATAGCACTACGAGTCATCGCAGTTCCTATGTTGCTCATCGTCTGGAACCAAAGTTTGTAAAATCAAAAGAAGAGTACAAGCCAAGCAGCCAACCCTTTGAAGATCTCACAACTCACCGGAATGATTTTAAAGGGCTACCTGGGCCACTTGCAAGAAGCTGCAAGCCCGAAAATGCGAAAGTCCAATCCAGTGATCATTTTAGTGGAGTCACTGAATTCCAGGATCGTTTTCAGCCCTGGCCGGTCTCCTTGCCCGAGGCACGCAAATCAAAAGAGTACGTTCCTCCCCCTGGTAACATGGACTTCAACTCCACAAGCCGCCTTCATTATGTTAAACATGAGATTTCTCCTGCTGTCCCTGTAAGGCCAATTTCTAATGCAAGAAGAACCAGTGCCCCTTTCCAAGGGAACACTACTATGAAGGAAGACTTTAAAGCTTGGGCCAGCTCCCGGCAAGAAATTattaagaaacaacaggaaATTCCAAAACCCACAGGAAAATTCTATGATTTAACTACATTCAAATCTCATTACATACCACATCACGTCGTTCCAGCCCGAAGTTTCAAACCTGTGCACGTCGTTCTTCCTAATTCGGCTCATTTTCAGGATGAAACTATGTATCGCACAGAATATACACCAAAGAAACAAGAGATCTGCCCAGCAAACTACACATCTCCTCCAGGTTATATCTATGTAAACACAGATTCTCATGGTCATAAGTTCTTCCGACAGCTCAGTCCAGAATTTTCTGAGTTAAATAGTAATCACATTCCAAAGGAAGTAGCTGTTGTGTCATAA
- the SAXO2 gene encoding stabilizer of axonemal microtubules 2 isoform X2, translated as MEGITTFKSDYLPYDIVKRPFRVQEEYKPKTGELELGTTYKKDYYAHEIQPVTLVRPLERKHTTGGKLDTIPTYQDDYRSWEVQRREPVKVDHVYHPPTEKFGNPTTFQDDFVLRELNPRQSFKPLCVPKLSDVPFDSTTSHRSSYVAHRLEPKFVKSKEEYKPSSQPFEDLTTHRNDFKGLPGPLARSCKPENAKVQSSDHFSGVTEFQDRFQPWPVSLPEARKSKEYVPPPGNMDFNSTSRLHYVKHEISPAVPVRPISNARRTSAPFQGNTTMKEDFKAWASSRQEIIKKQQEIPKPTGKFYDLTTFKSHYIPHHVVPARSFKPVHVVLPNSAHFQDETMYRTEYTPKKQEICPANYTSPPGYIYVNTDSHGHKFFRQLSPEFSELNSNHIPKEVAVVS; from the exons ATGGAAGGAATTACAACATTTAA ATCTGATTATTTACCATATGATATTGTGAAACGACCGTTTCGGGTACAAGAAGAATATAAACCAAAGACTGGAGAGCTAGAACTTGGAACCACATACAAGAAAGATTATTATGCTCATGAAATACAGCCGGTGACATTAGTAAGACCTTTAGAGAGAAAACACACTACAGGAGGAAAATTGGATACCATACCGACCTATCAAG ATGACTATAGGTCATGGGAAGTTCAAAGAAGGGAACCTGTTAAAGTGGATCATGTCTACCACCCACCTACAGAGAAATTTGGAAATCCTACTACTTTTCAAGATGACTTTGTTCTTAGGGAACTGAATCCTAGACAAAGTTTCAAACCTCTGTGTGTGCCCAAACTTTCAGATGTGCCTTTTGATAGCACTACGAGTCATCGCAGTTCCTATGTTGCTCATCGTCTGGAACCAAAGTTTGTAAAATCAAAAGAAGAGTACAAGCCAAGCAGCCAACCCTTTGAAGATCTCACAACTCACCGGAATGATTTTAAAGGGCTACCTGGGCCACTTGCAAGAAGCTGCAAGCCCGAAAATGCGAAAGTCCAATCCAGTGATCATTTTAGTGGAGTCACTGAATTCCAGGATCGTTTTCAGCCCTGGCCGGTCTCCTTGCCCGAGGCACGCAAATCAAAAGAGTACGTTCCTCCCCCTGGTAACATGGACTTCAACTCCACAAGCCGCCTTCATTATGTTAAACATGAGATTTCTCCTGCTGTCCCTGTAAGGCCAATTTCTAATGCAAGAAGAACCAGTGCCCCTTTCCAAGGGAACACTACTATGAAGGAAGACTTTAAAGCTTGGGCCAGCTCCCGGCAAGAAATTattaagaaacaacaggaaATTCCAAAACCCACAGGAAAATTCTATGATTTAACTACATTCAAATCTCATTACATACCACATCACGTCGTTCCAGCCCGAAGTTTCAAACCTGTGCACGTCGTTCTTCCTAATTCGGCTCATTTTCAGGATGAAACTATGTATCGCACAGAATATACACCAAAGAAACAAGAGATCTGCCCAGCAAACTACACATCTCCTCCAGGTTATATCTATGTAAACACAGATTCTCATGGTCATAAGTTCTTCCGACAGCTCAGTCCAGAATTTTCTGAGTTAAATAGTAATCACATTCCAAAGGAAGTAGCTGTTGTGTCATAA